The DNA sequence TCAATTGTAATTGTTTTTGACTTTGAGACAGAACCTCCTTTTGAATATAAAGTCATAACAACATTGTACGTCCCTTTAAAAGGATATTCAACAGTTGCTGATTCGCCTTTGCCTTTTGTGTTGTTGCCGAAATCCCAGGTTACAATACCAGCAATCTTCGATGTGTTTTTTATTTCCAGAATGTTTGCCTTTGCAGCTGTTGGTGTAGCTGTGAAATCAAGCTGATCTTCAGTTGGAGTCTGTCCGATATCGATGGAGCTATCCATTTCGGGTTTACACGCAAACATAACAATTATGAGTGCAGCTAAACCGGCAAGTTTTTGTATGTAATTCATTCGTTTCATTACCAAAAAGTTTTAAATTTTAATTAAAAACAAGATTACAGAACCTGCTTATTTATAAGCTGGCACCATTTGTTTCAACACATCCTTGTTCGTATTTCTGATTTCAGATGCAGGAATAGGGAACATACCCCATGTTTCGGGATTATATGTCCTGACCGTAAAATCAGCTGGATTAGGAATACCCTGCGGTACATTAAAACTTGCATTTATTTTAGCTGCTGCATAGGCCTGGCCTCTTCTTAAAAGATCCCATTTGCGAAGACCTTCGCCTCCAAATTCAACACGTCTTTCATGGTAGATGTTATCGAGTGTAATGCTTGTCAAAGCAGCGCTTGCTCCCAGTGAGCGGGTTCTGACCTGATTCAGGTAACCGGTAGCTTTTGCCGGATTGTCAGTCAGGAATAATTCGGCAGCCATCAACAAAACATCGGCATAACGAATGTCGGTGAAATTGCGTGGAAAGTTGTGACTTGGATCACCACCAACTCCAATGTAAGCACTGAGAGCCATGTATTTCTTGTTGAAAAGGCCTGTATTCATGTAAGCCTTGTTGTACTTAGTCATTTTTACATCAGCATTGTACAATGTGGCGTCTTTTCTTGGGTCACCAGTTTCAAACTCGTCGGCTAAACTCCATGTTGGAACAGCAAACGACCATCCAGGATAAATTGTATCATCACCTTCAGGATTACGCACGCTTAACCAAACCGAAGAGAAGTTGCCATTGATTCCCCAACCGCCCCAGTCGCCTGATTTAGCTTTTTCAGAATATTGGATTTCGAGCAGTGATTCTTTGTTGTTTTGATTAGCCCAATCCCACAAATCGGCATAATTAGGAAGCAGAGAATATACATTGCTTGAAATAATCTGCTCTAATGCGGCTTGTACATAAGCTTTATCGATCGTTGTTTTCCCATCGCTGAAAGCAGGAACCGACATCACTGGTTTGGCAAAACCTTCGTGATAAAGGTAAATACGGGCCATTAATGCCTGAGCAGCTCCTTTTGATATGCGTCCTTTTTCGGCTGAAGAAACTGAAACTGGCAGCACTGGAATTGCTTTGAGCAAATCGGAGGCTATTTGCGTAAATAATTCAGCAGGTGTATTCTGAGGAATATTTTTGTAGTCTTCAACATTAGGAAGCACTTCTGTAATAAGCGGTGCATATCCGTAGTGACGAACCAGATCCCAATAGAAATAAGCTCTTAAAAACAAAGCTTCACCTTCGTAACGGTCTTTCAGCCCATTGGTTTTCCAATCGATATCGGCTTGTTTCTGCAGATACAGGTTGGCGCGATAAATTCCGGAATAACAACGGTTCCACAAATCGCTTGACGAACCGTTTTCAGGAGTCATTTTAAACATTTCCATTTCCTGCCATTGGCTCATATCCGAGATGTTTGAACCACCGCAGAATGCATCGTCCGAAAAAATATCGGACATGGTCGGAACAAATTGCCAGTTCTGAACAGAGTAGGCATCGTAAACGGCAGTTAGCGCCAGGAAGGCCTGATCTTCTGTTTTGTAATAGTTGGCTTCAACCTGACCTGTTTTGGGTTCCAGTTCAAGAAATGATTTTGAACAGGAAATGCTACCCAAAGCTAAAGCCAAAAATGAGGTCACATATATTATATTCTTTTTCATCTTTTTCTATTTTTTAGTATTGGCTTTATTAAAATGTAATGTTAACACCACCTAAAACGGTGCGGGCTTGTGGATAAATACCATGGTCGATGCCATTGCTGAATACACCTCCACCAATTTCAGGATCGTAGCCTTTGTAGCTGGTAAATGTCAACAGGTTTTCTGCAGTTACATAAAAACGCAGGTTCTTAATTTTCAGGTAATCGACAACCGATTTTGGTAGCGTGTAACCAAGAGTGATGTTTCTCAGTCGTACATAGCTTCCGTCGTGAATAAAGAAGTCGCTTACTGTTTTCATGTTTTGGTTGTCATCAACAAATGTTACACGGGGGTAATAATTTGATGTGCCTTCGCCTGTCCAACGGTTCAGCCATTCCTGGCGATAGTTGGTTCCATTCATGTCGTAACGTCTGGTAGCGTCATACACTTCCTGACCCAAAGCAGCATATACAAACATGTTCATGTCAAAGCCTTTGTATTCAAGGTTCAGATTCAAACCTC is a window from the Aquipluma nitroreducens genome containing:
- a CDS encoding RagB/SusD family nutrient uptake outer membrane protein → MKKNIIYVTSFLALALGSISCSKSFLELEPKTGQVEANYYKTEDQAFLALTAVYDAYSVQNWQFVPTMSDIFSDDAFCGGSNISDMSQWQEMEMFKMTPENGSSSDLWNRCYSGIYRANLYLQKQADIDWKTNGLKDRYEGEALFLRAYFYWDLVRHYGYAPLITEVLPNVEDYKNIPQNTPAELFTQIASDLLKAIPVLPVSVSSAEKGRISKGAAQALMARIYLYHEGFAKPVMSVPAFSDGKTTIDKAYVQAALEQIISSNVYSLLPNYADLWDWANQNNKESLLEIQYSEKAKSGDWGGWGINGNFSSVWLSVRNPEGDDTIYPGWSFAVPTWSLADEFETGDPRKDATLYNADVKMTKYNKAYMNTGLFNKKYMALSAYIGVGGDPSHNFPRNFTDIRYADVLLMAAELFLTDNPAKATGYLNQVRTRSLGASAALTSITLDNIYHERRVEFGGEGLRKWDLLRRGQAYAAAKINASFNVPQGIPNPADFTVRTYNPETWGMFPIPASEIRNTNKDVLKQMVPAYK